One stretch of Flavobacterium sp. 9 DNA includes these proteins:
- a CDS encoding 3'-5' exonuclease, with protein MKTTDKIIIIDLEATCWQTTVPQGQENEIIEIGLAVLDSETGAITQNQGILIKPQRSIVSPFCTELTMITQDLLDKNGVSFEEAIEKLVDEYNPDLYTWASYGQYDLNMLRKQCKSFGIPYPMGEEHINVKTSFGDKFGLVKPTGMNGALHLLDIPLEGTHHRGIDDAKNIAKILHWCLQN; from the coding sequence ATGAAAACTACAGATAAAATTATTATTATCGATTTAGAAGCCACATGTTGGCAAACGACTGTCCCGCAAGGTCAGGAAAATGAAATTATAGAGATTGGTTTGGCAGTTCTGGATTCAGAAACTGGTGCGATAACTCAAAATCAAGGTATTTTGATCAAACCACAACGCTCGATTGTGAGTCCGTTTTGTACAGAATTAACAATGATTACCCAAGATTTACTGGATAAAAACGGAGTGAGTTTTGAGGAAGCAATCGAGAAATTGGTTGACGAATATAATCCGGATTTATATACCTGGGCGAGTTACGGTCAATACGATCTCAATATGCTGAGAAAGCAATGTAAATCATTCGGGATTCCCTATCCAATGGGTGAGGAGCATATTAATGTGAAAACCTCGTTTGGAGATAAATTTGGTTTAGTAAAACCAACCGGAATGAACGGAGCCTTGCATTTGCTGGATATTCCGCTGGAAGGAACGCATCACAGAGGAATTGATGATGCAAAGAATATCGCTAAAATTTTGCATTGGTGTTTACAGAATTAG
- a CDS encoding slipin family protein has product MKPKNLKQKYKMIKKVKIEAYQVGLVFENRKLVNVIEQGLHWIFGNKNVMIYDMNANFIAPFELNILLENEILASMLEVVAVADNEIVLQFVNGNFKGTLAAGRYAFWKGIVKNEFTRVDLSKIEITENISANLLKHNQLKYYVRKFIVSSNDKALLFVNGTFVKELKAGTHYFWNNSITIEVKTVDARQQQVEISGQELLTKDKAGLRINFFVRYQVIDIMKALVDNKDFEKQLYVAMQLALRAFVGGLTLDELLAKKDSIAESILAEVTTKITELGLTISDAGIRDVILPGDMKEIMNQVLVAEKKAQANSIMRREETAATRSLLNTAKLMEENEMLWKLKEMEYVEKIADKIGEITISGSGNVIGQLKEIFVK; this is encoded by the coding sequence ATGAAACCAAAAAACTTGAAACAAAAATATAAGATGATAAAAAAAGTAAAAATCGAGGCGTACCAAGTGGGTTTGGTGTTCGAAAATAGAAAATTAGTTAACGTAATTGAGCAAGGTTTACATTGGATTTTTGGAAACAAGAATGTAATGATTTACGATATGAATGCGAATTTCATTGCGCCATTTGAGTTGAATATTTTGTTGGAAAACGAAATTTTGGCTTCAATGTTAGAAGTTGTTGCGGTTGCTGATAATGAGATTGTTTTGCAATTCGTGAACGGGAACTTTAAAGGGACTTTGGCCGCAGGAAGATATGCGTTCTGGAAAGGAATTGTGAAAAATGAATTTACCAGAGTAGATCTTTCTAAGATTGAAATCACAGAGAATATCTCGGCGAATTTGTTAAAACACAATCAGTTGAAATACTATGTTCGAAAATTCATTGTCTCGAGCAACGACAAAGCTTTGTTGTTTGTGAATGGAACTTTCGTGAAAGAATTAAAAGCGGGAACGCATTATTTCTGGAACAATAGCATTACAATCGAAGTTAAAACTGTTGATGCAAGACAACAACAAGTAGAGATTTCCGGACAAGAATTGTTGACAAAAGATAAGGCAGGATTAAGAATCAATTTCTTTGTGAGATACCAGGTTATTGATATTATGAAAGCGCTTGTTGATAACAAAGACTTCGAGAAACAATTGTATGTAGCAATGCAATTGGCTTTGAGAGCTTTTGTTGGCGGATTGACTTTGGATGAGTTATTGGCGAAAAAAGACTCTATTGCAGAATCGATTTTGGCAGAAGTAACTACTAAAATCACTGAGTTAGGTTTGACAATTTCTGATGCTGGAATCCGAGACGTGATTTTGCCAGGAGATATGAAAGAAATCATGAATCAGGTTTTGGTTGCCGAGAAAAAAGCGCAAGCCAACAGCATTATGCGAAGAGAAGAAACTGCCGCAACAAGAAGTTTGCTAAACACAGCAAAGCTCATGGAAGAAAACGAAATGTTGTGGAAATTGAAAGAGATGGAATACGTAGAAAAAATCGCCGACAAAATTGGAGAAATCACAATTTCAGGAAGCGGAAACGTAATTGGTCAATTGAAAGAAATCTTCGTAAAATAG
- a CDS encoding helix-turn-helix domain-containing protein, protein MSTATKPKHIGRNISRIRELRGMKQEALAQAIGSNQQAISGIEGSEEVDSKKLAEIAKALGVTVEALENFTEESVFNFFNSFYDNSSNTGAQGNTHNNHCTFNPLDKVVELYERLVQSEKEKVEYLEKLLKEK, encoded by the coding sequence ATGAGCACAGCAACTAAACCAAAACACATTGGCAGAAATATTAGCCGAATCAGAGAACTTCGTGGTATGAAACAAGAAGCACTTGCGCAGGCAATTGGCTCAAACCAACAAGCTATCTCCGGAATTGAAGGAAGCGAAGAAGTTGATTCTAAAAAACTTGCCGAAATTGCAAAAGCACTTGGCGTTACAGTTGAAGCACTTGAAAACTTCACAGAAGAATCTGTGTTTAATTTCTTTAATAGCTTTTACGACAATAGTTCTAATACTGGTGCTCAAGGAAATACTCATAACAATCATTGTACTTTCAATCCTCTTGATAAAGTTGTCGAGCTTTACGAACGTTTGGTTCAATCTGAAAAAGAAAAGGTTGAATATTTAGAAAAATTGTTGAAAGAGAAATAA